In the Apodemus sylvaticus chromosome 3, mApoSyl1.1, whole genome shotgun sequence genome, TTTGACATTTTCCTGGGAAAGTTGACCACAGAATGAAAATCTATCTGAGGCTTCAGACCTGCCAAGTTCTCATGGCTCTGCCAAGCTGTTATGCCCTCTTCAGGACCTGTGACAGTCAGATGCAGCCTGATGTCTCATGGGGCTGGTTGCCACTCTTGGACTGGAAGTAAGCTGTGTGCTAATGGGAGGGCCAGTCTGTGGAGGGGCAGAAACGCCCACATTCTCCCCCATTGCCCCATGGGAAATGTGCCTTCTAGCCTTCCCATCTCATTACGGTTCTAATGTGAATGTCACGTCTATGTGTGAGTTTGGTTTTAGTCCCACGCGTCTTTATCATTTGCCAGCTGGTCCATACCTCGAGCGGACATCTCTAGGAATTTGTTCATTCTCTGTGCCTCTGTTGCCTCTCTCCAGCCagctatccacccatccattcattttcttttcctgggacaggatccttcaaaCTTGCTAGGTAGCcaggaatgaccttgaactcctgatcctcctgactctaccgcccacatgctgggattataagcataggCCACCATGAAGAGACAGAGGCCGTGGTTTTATGGTGTGAGGCACGCTCTCTGACAGCtgggccacatccccagcccagtCCATCTcttaggcagagagagaaactctGGAGCTGACTTGAGAGTCTCGAGATGTAATAACTGTGACACGGTCGATGGTTGGCATGGTACACAGAGGCTTTTTCCCCCCATGTGCCAGCAAGAGAAGCCAAGCTTTGGTGGAGCTGAGTTCGTAACTCTGCTACTAAGGGATCAGAGGAAAACCCCTGCAAACAGCAGAGGATGCTAACAACATCGGCATTCCTAAACCACCCTCCCATGATGGACGCCATATATGCCGTTTAAACCTGGGATCACATGGGATTCAGACCcctccaaagagaaaagaaacagtcaGGGATTAGTGTtcccagagaaagaaagactCCCGCAGCACTCACTATTTTCTTAAGCTTACATCTGGGTCAAAATGACAGGAAAGGGTGTCCTATTCAGACATCACTAGTTCTGGCAAAGATCTCTTAGAGCCCTGTGCTGGGCGCATCCGAAGGCCTGTTTTGTAGGGGATTGGTCTGGACTGTTACATTTTTCagatgctaaattctgtaccccaagatctggttccccctccctgcccctgagGGAGATTCTCATGTGTGCCAGCTTTTGTTGTGTGAACTTTGCCCCCAGCCACGAGTTATCCCTGGTTGATTAATAAATCTGCCTACAGTCTGGGCTAGGCAGAAGAGAGGGGGCCGAGTGAAGAAGGTTCCTGGACTTGGGGTCTCAGGCAGGGAGCatgatggggagagagaggaggaagtcgCCATGGAATAGGTGGATTGGGGAGCACGTGACCATAAAGgtgggcttgttggagtaggagtgacCCAGGTGGATCACCACTTGGCAAGTGATATCTCGGGGTTATTGACAGGAAAGTTAGGCAAAATAGCATAGAGGATGGACATCCGCCCAGCTCTAGAGCTaaaccttattaaaaatataaaggtttttgtgtcttttatttggggaCTCTGTGGTCTAAGTAGGGTACAAACTCTTAACAGATAGTTAAAGACAACAAGGAGGTATGGTAAACCCCTAGAATAATAATGACCACCACCGTGGTTTATACCAAAATGGCCTCTTAATTTCTTCTCCAAACAGGAGCCGAACTGGCGGGTGAAGGTGAAACCCGGGCACCGTGGACCTCCTGGCCTCCTCGGGAATGAAGGGCATCGCTGTCCTCCTTGTCTTCATCTTCTGCTGTACGTGAAGCCATTTGGGAGGGTGCATGGAGGCTGTGCCTGTGTCCCAGGGGAGGCCCCTCCTGGGCAGCACTGAACAAGGGAGGGTGCAGAGCATGCAGGAGAGAGCCCAGCTCCTCCAGAGCCTCCCACCCCTGGGTGTGCCATCAGATGTGCCCTGGGAGGCCTTACAGAACACTTGGAATCCAGAGGCCACATACTGAAAACGACCTTTGACTGTGGTGTCAGCATTCCCTGTCTGGGAGGCTTCCTTCGTCTTCTGGTTGCCTAGCCGTGTGCGCTGCAGTGCAGAAACAGGAGGCATGATTCTAGTCAGCCGGAGTAACTCTTCCGACGGAAGGCAGCCTGGCGATGCCTAGTGGGATACTGAGTCAAACCGAGTCGCTCCTGCCAGGGTTTCAGATTGCGCTCCCTCCAAAGTCACCAAGGGCTTCCAGGGAGCCATCTGAGGTCTGCTTAACCaacgaacaaaacaaaacaaaatccagtgTCTCTTACCAAGTGCCTGGGTTCAAGGCTGGTTCAAAACCAGTTTCATGCTGGTTTCAGCTATGCCAACAGCACCTTTGGGGTTCTGTAAATCAGACATATCAAAATCAGGTCTCGCTCTTTCTCCAAGTTGCCAGTGAGTTTCACAGCTTTCAAAATCACACCAAGCGAGGTGGAGGTGGTTCAGGGatacaatctcagcacttggaaagtggaggcaggaggatggaaagtTCAGGTCAAGGCATCTAACAGcactgaggagggagggagcttgAGAAAACCTTCCTGTCACTCTTACTATTCTCATTTGAGTTCACGCCTTTGCTGTATTTATACCGCAAGCCGGATATAAACCTGTAATTAGGAAACTATGGGCCCGGCccgtagagtgcttgcctaccagACACAAAgcccaggtttgatccccagcactgaggagaacCAGGCAGAATGTCACACACCTGTGGTGGAGGTTGAGGCAGCAGagttagaagttcaaggttatccttagccacatgtgagtttaaagccagcttcTGTGAGACTCTAACCCCCTGATGttgtctggagcagagactgactggAATATCAACCTATCTGTGGAGAGTATCTCAGGAAGCTGATTTCTAAGGAGCTATGCATAGCCATGTAGCCTGTTGGCCTTGTGACTAGATTATACTTatacacattattattattattattattattatttactacaAAATTTAGGGTAACAAAGATACTGCCTTCTTAGAAACCAGTACTTTTTCACACCTAGATGCAACAATTGCTTTGGAGACTGCACATTCATCCATGCATGCACTCActtgtgtgagcacacacatactcacttgcacacatgcactcatgtgaacacacactcacacatacacacacagtcaaaaCACTGCACCAAAATCAaacatgtgtcttagttactgttcgattgctgtgaagagaccccatgaccagacaactcttataaaggacatttaactggggctggcgtACAGTGTCAGAGACTTGTCCCGTATCATCATGGCaggtgctggagaaatagctgagagctacatcctgattgGCAAGCAGAGGGGATGTAGAGACAAGGTCTGCTATGGGCTTTTGAAAAGCTCACCCCAAGTGGCgcacttcctctgacaaggccacacctactaatccttCCCTGacagttccactccctggagACCATGCATTTAAATAGATGAGCCCttggagccattcttattcaaaccacgaCAACATGCTATTAAGAAAGGTACATGGAAGTGCATGCAAAATGCACGTGGCCTGGTTCCTTCTCCATCTGTTTCAGCCTCACTGCCTGGAGTTCAGCTGTTAACATGTCCCCAAGACATGTGCTTTGGTGACCATTCTCCAGTGGGTGGACATATGACATTTCCAGTGTCCTGATCTTACAGACCACAGTGCCAGCAAACACCCTTGTATATGCATCTCCATGGTGTGGTGTGAGCGTTTTGTAAAAGTGAAAAAGCCTACTGACGCACGCCTGTAAAATCCAGCACCTCGAAGGCAGAGAGGAAAGGTTCGAGACTGGCCTGGTCTCTACTGGgccttccaggccagccaaggttacatagtaaGACAAGACCCTgtttgttaaaacaaaacaagaattggTGGGCCTGTGTGTATCTGCCATTCTACAGACTGGATCAAGGGTGTTTTCCTGTTTCTTACCCTGTGTGTTGCTTCTCCTGTGAGACTCTTAAGCGCCTGGTGCTGTCTAGAGGAGGGACTGACTGGAACGTCAACCTTTCTCTTGAGAGTCTCTCAGGAAGCTGTGCATAGCCATGTGGCCTGTTGGCCTTGTGACTAGATTAAGCATGTTCTTCTTAAGTGTTCCTTGTACTCTCGATTTCAGGGGTCAATAGGATCACTGTCAACAGAGAAAGCACTGGCTGCAGACTGGGACCTGTGGCTTGGAGTTTTCATAGCTAAAATTAATAGAGCTGAATGGTGGTAGAGCAGCCCCCGACAGCTGGGGAGCCTGGGCCCCGTGCTAGTAAGCAATCAGTGATGGAGTAACACCAATCCTAAATCCTTTCCTGTGAAGGAAGCCGGCGTCTTGAGAGAGGGCTCTGGACTGTCCGCCCCTCGCAAACACTCCGGCGAGGCCTGTGGATCCTCACCCCCTTCTCATTTGCTGTTTTCTCCTTGTCAGGGACAACCTCCACCCTCAGCAGCTTCTGGCAGTTCCAGAGGATGGTCAAACACATCACAGGGCGCAGCGCCTTCTTCTCCTATCACGGATACGGCTGCTACTGTGGGCTTGGGGGCCGAGGGACCCCTGTGGACGCCACGGACAGGTGATGCGGACACTCTGGGCTAATCCCTGTTACATTTGCAGTCTTACAACCAGGGGAGTTGGCAGGGGAATCCTGAAGAGACAATTACAAGGCAGCACAAGATTGAAAAGAGTGGCAGGGCCAGTCCTGAGGAAGCCGGAGCTGAGCCCCCTTCCTCTGTGTGACTGTGGCACTGCCAAGGGTCCCATATGCCTAGGGTCTTCAGTGTGGCTTGCGTGCTTTTGCcatcttgagacaaggtcttatctCCCTACTCATGTTGGCTCCTAACTTACTATATAGTccaggttggacttgaactctgggctctcctgcctccgcctcccaagtgttCAGATtctaggcatatgccaccatgtaCCACTCAAACCCAGAGCTGGACAGTCTCTGCTGGACAGTCATGCCACAGAGATTACCCCAAGCCCCATCCTGATAGCCTCCACCCAGAGCCCCGGTGTCACACAGTCAGTCCTGCCCAGAGCTCTGGGGGCCTTTCCCATTCGCCTAGCAAAGGTGGTTTTTGCtcatctgctccatttttttttttttttttttttttttttggatgatgGGCCCGGCGAGTCTGCCCTGCCAGCTCCCAACCTAATTACATAATTTAGGAGAGCAAAGCCAAGTGGCCCACTTCGAAAAAGTTGTCCATCTGGAGGCAGTCGTACCGTACAAAGTTGGCTTCCAGGACAGCTCAAAGGATCTGAGGGTGGGCGGTGTGGACTTTTAGAAAAAAACGACAGCTACTACAGTCTGGGGGAGGGCCCAGCGGGGAGACTGGATAGTGTGTGTCTTTTCCcatttgaaaaactaaaaaggGAAATGTCCCTTGGCATCCTAACAGCAGGGCCTAGCACCGTGATTCTCAACTTTCTTAACTCTGTGACCCTTGAATCCAATTCTTCATGTTGGGCTGagccccagccataaaattatttcattattgcttcatacctgtaatttagctactataaatatctgatatggagGATGATTGATGTGTGAAACCCCTTCCCCAGGGATcccgacccacaggttgagaaacactgtcctAGCATATAAAAACTTGAGTCCCCAGGCTTGCCTGTGGAGCCACGGAAGGCCACTGGCACTTGTGAGCTGTTCTTTATGTACCCAGCCCTGAAGCAGTGGTCTGCGCGTGGGCTCCAACCCTCATGGTGAATATAAGAGGCAGCATCTCCACCCACGGTAGCCCACCTTACAGCCGAGGACAGAGAGGCTCTCAGACTAAGAGTTGCTTAGCCACCTCACCCTTAGGGAAAGCAGCAGAACCTGGCCCGGAACAAAGATCTACCCATTTCTAGGTccacctcctgtctcttcccacctcCTGTAACTTGCCTGTTGGAAGCAAAAGGTAGATTCAACACTGTACACCATTAGTCCAGGGCCACAAAAGGGCAGAGAGCCCATTTCTACATGAGGACAGCCATAGAAGGAGATGTATCAATATCTCACCTCCCCAACTCCAGTGCCTTCAGgcccagggaagggaacaggtaAGTCCCTCCCAGGTCTCATCCAGGGTCCTTTGGCTCACTGCCAGGGACACCTACACCGTGCCACAGTGCCTCACTTGTCTCTCCTCACCACTAGGTGCTGCTGGGCTCATGACTGCTGCTACCACAAGCTTAAGGAATATGGCTGCCAGCCCATCTTGAATGCCTACCAGTTCACCATTGTCAATGGGACTGTGACCTGTGAGTAGCTCTCTCTACAGGGAAGCAGTGCGACCTGGACTGGTCCTTAACGGTCACCTCCTTAGCCCACACTGATCATCTTAGGGAATGAGACTGGTCCAAGTGCTTTGAGATCTGGAAAGCAGGAGCTGGGGAGTAAGTCTGAGAGTCAGAGCTTCCTGCTTCTTGGCAAGTCCTTGCTTGACTTTTCCTGGTCTCTTTTGCCCACCACTGAATTTCAGCTCCCACCAGGAACCCAGAGCCCACCCTGGGTTATGGACCCACAAGGAGTTGTTGACTGTGGATTCTGTTGACTTTGCAGTTTCTCTAGGCAGCTGTGGCTGTTGAGAGCATTCCCCTACcccgtttgtgtgtgtgtgtatgtgtgtgtgtgtgtgtacgtgtgtgtgtgtgtgtgtgtgtgtgtgtgtgtgtatttgtatgtacatatatatgtatgcatatttgggttttttttttttttttgagacagggtttctctgtg is a window encoding:
- the Pla2g2c gene encoding putative inactive group IIC secretory phospholipase A2, whose translation is MKGIAVLLVFIFCWTTSTLSSFWQFQRMVKHITGRSAFFSYHGYGCYCGLGGRGTPVDATDRCCWAHDCCYHKLKEYGCQPILNAYQFTIVNGTVTCGCTVGGSCFCGQKACECDKQSVSCFKENLVTYEKAFKQLFPTRPQCGRDKLQC